A genomic region of Candidatus Falkowbacteria bacterium contains the following coding sequences:
- a CDS encoding polyribonucleotide nucleotidyltransferase: protein MSQEKVLSTEWLGRTLTIKTGKLAKQATAAVTVQYGETMVLATVVEAKEERMVDFFPLTVELEERLYAAGIIKGSRWLKREGRPTEDAVLTGRMIDRSIRPLFRDGSRKDVQIIITVLSADQENDHDIISLVAASTVLSISGLDWNGPIAGIRVGRVEGKLVLNPTYAERENSDLDLIVAGTDKRTIMIEAGAKEIKEDEVLEAIMLGQREMQPAIELIEKFKGLIEARPFAEKKKLVHPEELEAEKEFEKVLATAQAWLDQNVKNILFDKELNSKGQRKAAVGELKDRLDIYLFEQGIGKDRRSKAINKLLFPAIEAEVTRAILEEGKRVDGRGLEEIRSLTSEVSLLPRTHGSGLFSRGETQVLSVATLGAPGLEQNLEGIEGAGTKSYMHHYNFPPFSVGEVKNIGVPSRRDIGHGALAEKALLPVLPGREEFPYTIRVVSETLGSNGSSSMGATCGSTLALMDAGVPIKKPVAGVAIGLASNHDMSKWQVLTDIQDLEDGEGGMDFKVTGTEDGITAIQLDTKTIGLDEAIVKEALRQGRNGRLKILDVIKEAIPAVRPELSQYAPRIVSFHINPDKIRDVIGSGGKVINEIIAATGVSIDIEDDGLVMVCGNDAERSKQAIEWIKNIAREYEVGEVLTGTVVRMLDFGAFIEIGPKTDGMVHVSQLAPYRIGKPEDFLNVGDTVTVKIKEVDEKGRINLTMLGLTENEPLWKEEKGKASGESGGFNRGGFERQGNDRGGNRRGGDRPYNDRPRPPRPPMM from the coding sequence ATGTCACAAGAAAAAGTGCTTAGCACTGAATGGCTTGGCCGGACCTTGACGATCAAGACCGGCAAGCTGGCCAAGCAGGCCACCGCCGCCGTCACTGTCCAATACGGCGAAACCATGGTTTTGGCGACTGTCGTCGAAGCCAAAGAAGAGCGCATGGTTGATTTCTTCCCTTTGACCGTCGAGCTTGAAGAGCGCTTGTATGCCGCTGGCATCATCAAGGGCTCACGCTGGCTCAAACGTGAGGGTCGTCCGACTGAAGACGCTGTCCTGACCGGACGCATGATTGATCGCTCGATCCGCCCATTGTTCAGAGATGGTTCGCGCAAGGATGTGCAGATCATCATCACCGTATTGTCTGCCGACCAGGAGAACGACCACGATATCATTTCGCTGGTTGCCGCTTCAACCGTCCTGTCTATTTCCGGTTTGGATTGGAATGGACCGATTGCCGGCATCCGTGTCGGACGTGTCGAGGGCAAGCTGGTCCTTAACCCGACTTATGCCGAGCGCGAGAACAGCGACTTGGATCTGATTGTCGCTGGCACTGACAAGCGCACCATCATGATCGAAGCCGGCGCCAAGGAAATCAAGGAAGATGAGGTATTGGAAGCGATCATGCTGGGACAGCGTGAGATGCAGCCGGCTATCGAGTTAATTGAGAAGTTCAAGGGCTTGATCGAGGCTCGTCCGTTCGCAGAAAAGAAAAAGCTGGTTCACCCGGAAGAATTGGAGGCCGAAAAGGAATTTGAAAAGGTTTTGGCGACGGCTCAGGCTTGGCTTGATCAGAACGTCAAGAATATCTTGTTTGATAAGGAGCTTAATTCCAAGGGTCAGCGGAAAGCCGCAGTTGGCGAACTGAAGGATCGTTTGGACATCTATCTCTTTGAACAGGGCATCGGCAAGGACCGCCGCAGCAAGGCGATCAACAAGCTGTTGTTCCCGGCTATCGAAGCTGAAGTGACTCGCGCCATCTTAGAGGAAGGCAAGCGTGTCGATGGCCGTGGTCTCGAAGAAATCCGCTCACTGACCTCTGAAGTTTCTTTGTTGCCCCGCACCCATGGTTCCGGCCTATTCTCGCGCGGCGAGACCCAAGTCTTGTCGGTCGCCACTTTAGGCGCTCCCGGCCTGGAGCAGAATCTCGAAGGCATCGAAGGCGCTGGCACCAAGAGCTATATGCATCATTATAACTTCCCGCCGTTTTCGGTTGGTGAAGTCAAGAATATCGGCGTGCCGAGCCGCCGCGACATCGGTCATGGGGCCTTGGCTGAAAAAGCCTTGCTGCCAGTTCTGCCAGGTCGCGAAGAATTCCCGTATACCATTCGCGTCGTTTCGGAAACCTTGGGTTCGAATGGCTCATCTTCGATGGGTGCAACCTGCGGTTCGACCTTGGCGCTGATGGATGCAGGCGTGCCGATCAAGAAACCGGTCGCCGGCGTTGCTATCGGCCTAGCCTCGAATCATGATATGAGCAAATGGCAAGTTTTGACCGATATCCAGGATTTGGAAGACGGCGAAGGCGGCATGGACTTTAAAGTGACTGGAACTGAAGATGGCATCACCGCCATACAGCTCGACACTAAGACCATCGGCTTGGACGAAGCGATCGTCAAGGAGGCTTTGCGCCAGGGCAGGAACGGACGTTTGAAGATTTTAGATGTAATCAAGGAAGCGATTCCGGCTGTGCGTCCGGAATTGTCGCAATATGCTCCGCGCATCGTCAGCTTTCATATCAATCCTGATAAGATCCGTGATGTCATCGGTTCCGGTGGCAAGGTTATCAATGAGATTATTGCCGCCACCGGCGTATCAATCGACATCGAGGATGACGGATTGGTGATGGTTTGCGGCAATGATGCAGAACGCTCCAAACAGGCGATCGAATGGATCAAGAATATCGCTCGCGAGTATGAAGTCGGCGAGGTGCTGACCGGCACCGTTGTGCGCATGCTCGACTTCGGCGCCTTCATCGAGATCGGTCCGAAGACCGACGGAATGGTGCACGTTTCTCAACTAGCGCCATATCGCATCGGCAAGCCGGAAGACTTCTTGAATGTCGGCGATACAGTTACAGTAAAGATCAAGGAAGTCGATGAGAAGGGACGCATCAACCTGACCATGCTCGGATTGACGGAAAACGAACCGCTATGGAAAGAGGAAAAAGGTAAGGCTTCTGGCGAAAGCGGTGGCTTCAATCGAGGCGGCTTCGAACGTCAGGGTAACGACCGAGGCGGTAATCGTCGCGGAGGTGACAGACCATATAACGACCGACCGAGACCACCACGTCCCCCAATGATGTAA
- the nusA gene encoding transcription termination/antitermination protein NusA, with protein sequence MSDISNAIKQICEEKGLSYDAVLETVESALAAAYRKDFGEKNQNIKVEFDPETGKSKVYDVKLVVEDLPEEELVEGEEEAVEEYIEGEEGEKKFNPKTEMQIKDAKLIKKTIKLGEELRIKLEPPASYGRMAAQTAKQVIIQRLREAERDMVFSEFKDKEHEVVGGVVQRREGGVVFVDLGKAIGILLPDEQIHGERYNIGDRVKVYVKEVRLSPKGPEIILSRTSDEILKKVFYLEIPEVSNGLIEIRSVAREAGHRSKVAVYTSSDKVDPIGSCVGQRGARIQTIIQELGGEKVDIISYDEDPARFIANALAPAKIVGVEVKDDDRRAVVTVAEDQLSLAIGKGGQNARLAAHLTGWKIDIVTNGQSAAPTAVEEVAEESDDEEVNEEDN encoded by the coding sequence ATGTCAGATATCAGCAATGCTATCAAACAGATTTGCGAGGAGAAAGGCCTGAGCTATGACGCAGTTCTAGAAACGGTCGAATCAGCCTTGGCCGCCGCCTATCGCAAAGATTTCGGTGAAAAGAACCAGAACATCAAAGTCGAATTTGACCCGGAAACCGGCAAGTCAAAGGTTTATGATGTAAAGCTGGTCGTCGAAGACCTTCCCGAAGAGGAGCTGGTCGAGGGCGAAGAGGAAGCCGTCGAGGAGTATATCGAGGGTGAAGAAGGTGAAAAGAAGTTCAATCCCAAGACCGAGATGCAGATCAAGGATGCCAAATTGATCAAAAAGACCATCAAGCTCGGAGAAGAACTGCGCATCAAGCTTGAGCCGCCCGCCTCCTATGGACGCATGGCTGCCCAGACTGCCAAGCAGGTGATTATCCAGCGCTTGCGAGAGGCTGAGCGCGATATGGTTTTTTCAGAATTCAAGGATAAAGAACACGAAGTCGTCGGCGGCGTGGTCCAAAGGCGTGAAGGCGGCGTGGTTTTCGTCGACCTTGGCAAGGCTATCGGCATCTTGCTGCCCGACGAACAGATCCATGGTGAGCGCTACAATATAGGCGACCGGGTCAAGGTTTACGTCAAAGAGGTGCGTCTTTCACCTAAGGGCCCGGAAATAATCTTGTCCCGCACCTCGGATGAGATCTTGAAGAAAGTGTTTTATCTCGAAATCCCAGAAGTATCAAACGGCTTGATTGAAATAAGGTCGGTTGCCCGCGAAGCCGGACATCGCTCCAAAGTAGCGGTTTACACCAGCTCTGATAAGGTTGATCCGATCGGCTCATGCGTCGGGCAGCGCGGCGCTCGCATCCAGACCATTATCCAGGAATTAGGAGGCGAAAAGGTCGATATCATCAGTTACGATGAGGACCCGGCCCGCTTTATCGCCAACGCCTTAGCCCCGGCTAAGATTGTCGGCGTCGAAGTCAAGGACGATGACCGCCGAGCCGTTGTGACCGTGGCAGAAGATCAGCTATCATTAGCTATCGGCAAAGGCGGTCAGAACGCCCGCTTGGCCGCCCACTTGACCGGTTGGAAGATCGATATCGTGACTAACGGCCAGTCGGCAGCACCGACCGCGGTTGAAGAGGTTGCGGAAGAAAGCGACGACGAGGAAGTCAATGAGGAAGATAATTAA